Proteins from a genomic interval of Bradyrhizobium sp. CCGB01:
- the bioB gene encoding biotin synthase BioB, which yields MLGAKEGETKQAPPQERSRRTQEGTQSWTSQDAWTVYQLPFNDLLFRSQSVHRKNFDPNRVQLSRLLNIKTGGCPEDCGYCSQSSHHATAVAASKLMDVDKIVAEARKAKESGATRYCMGAAWRNPKPRDMDAVVEVVGAVKQLGLETCMTLGMLDRGQAERLSAAGLDYYNHNIDTSERYYPSVISTRTFADRLDTLEHVREAGMKVCCGGILGMGESEQDRVDMLVTLANLPEAPESVPINMLIPIEGTPMAKAPPIGPIEFVRIVALARIMMPASFVRLSAGRSAMTDEMQALCFLAGANSIFVGDTLLTAGNPQDEADRKLFRRLGLQAL from the coding sequence ATGCTCGGCGCGAAAGAAGGGGAGACCAAGCAAGCTCCCCCGCAAGAACGATCCCGGAGGACTCAAGAGGGGACTCAAAGCTGGACCAGCCAGGATGCCTGGACCGTCTACCAGCTTCCCTTCAACGATCTGCTGTTTCGATCACAATCCGTCCATCGCAAGAATTTTGACCCAAATCGCGTGCAGTTGAGCCGGCTGCTGAACATCAAGACCGGCGGTTGTCCAGAGGACTGTGGCTATTGCAGCCAGTCGTCGCATCACGCGACAGCTGTTGCGGCCTCCAAGCTGATGGACGTCGATAAGATCGTTGCCGAGGCGCGCAAGGCAAAGGAGAGTGGCGCGACGCGCTATTGCATGGGGGCTGCCTGGCGTAACCCGAAGCCGCGCGACATGGACGCCGTCGTCGAGGTTGTCGGTGCCGTGAAGCAGCTCGGGCTCGAGACCTGCATGACGCTTGGCATGCTCGATCGGGGGCAGGCCGAGCGGCTGAGCGCGGCCGGGCTCGATTACTACAATCACAATATCGATACCTCGGAGCGCTACTATCCGAGCGTCATCTCCACCCGGACGTTCGCCGATCGTCTCGACACGCTGGAGCATGTCCGCGAGGCCGGCATGAAAGTATGCTGCGGCGGCATCCTCGGCATGGGTGAGAGCGAACAGGATCGCGTCGACATGCTGGTCACGCTCGCCAACCTTCCGGAAGCGCCGGAGAGCGTACCGATCAACATGCTGATCCCGATCGAGGGAACGCCGATGGCGAAAGCGCCGCCGATCGGTCCGATCGAGTTCGTGCGCATCGTCGCGCTCGCGCGCATCATGATGCCGGCCTCTTTCGTGCGACTCTCGGCAGGACGGTCGGCCATGACCGACGAGATGCAGGCGCTGTGCTTCCTTGCCGGCGCAAACTCGATCTTTGTCGGCGACACACTGTTGACGGCGGGCAATCCGCAGGACGAAGCCGATCGAAAGTTGTTCCGCCGGCTCGGTCTGCAAGCCCTCTGA